A region from the Maniola jurtina chromosome 20, ilManJurt1.1, whole genome shotgun sequence genome encodes:
- the LOC123875631 gene encoding allergen Tha p 1-like — translation MKIIVVLASLVAAALAIPADTYDPKYDSFNAAEMASNPRLLRNFGKCFLGQAPCTAEGNAFNIIIPEALHTNCGKCTRKQRELVRIIVRAFQKDVPDIWEQLAKKHDPNGQYKESFNNFLNAKD, via the exons ATGAAGATTATTGTAGTCCTGGCGTCTTTGGTAGCAGCGGCGTTGGCCATTCCTGCTGACACCTACGATCCTAAATACGACAGCTTCAATGCTGCGGAAATGGCGTCAAATCCACGTCTGCTTCGGAACTTCGGCAAATGCTTCCTCGGGCAGGCGCCATGCACCGCCGAAGGAAACGCTTTCAATA TAATAATTCCCGAAGCGCTTCATACCAATTGTGGAAAGTGCACGCGCAAACAACGTGAGCTAGTGCGCATCATAGTACGCGCTTTCCAGAAAGATGTTCCTGATATATGGGAACAGCTCGCGAAGAAGCATGACCCCAACGGCCAGTACAAGGAATCGTTCAATAATTTCCTTAACGCCAAGGACTAA